GCTGAGAGTGCGCGTTACCTGCACCAGCGAGGGAGGAAGCTGCCCCTGCAAAGTTGCCGCTTCCTGCTGCGCGCGTTCCAGCACCTCCTTCCTCTGCTTCTCCAAGCCTACGAGCCGTTCCCTGATCTTTTCTAGGTCCGCGGTCGCGACTTCACCCTTCTTCGCGGCTAGATCAAAGGCGATATGCAGCCTGTCTCCCGTGCCAATCGCCATTGCCGCCGCTTCTTCGAGTTGGCGGAGCTTTTCGATTCCCGCCGCGGTCGCGATCTCGTTCACCAGTTCGGCGTCAAGTTCGACCGCTGCGTCGTACTGCGCGATTTTGGCCTCCAGCTTGGGCTTGAGCGGCCCATCGCCCTTCGCTTCGCAGACCGGACATTGATTCGGATCGTGCCAGTCTGCTCCGGTGACGACGGCAAGTGCATTTCGCAACAGAGCATGCAGCGCGTGAGCGCCCACACTGCGGACGGCTTCGTCGCGTCTCTTGGCTAGACCCACGAGTCGTTCGATGTCAGCAACGTCAGCGTCTGCAACGGTGGTCGCTGACAGCGACGCTACCGCTGTCGTGAGCGCGTCCAGCTTCCTGCGCGCTTCCCCGCCTTCCTCCTTCTCGATCGCCTTCTCCGCAGCGTCAAAGTCGAGATCCATTACGGTCTCGCTGCTGACCAGCGGTTTGAGCAGCGCGATCGAGGACAAGGCTGAGGTGACAGCCGTTTTTGCGCCGGCGAGCTTATCGATTGCGGCACCGCCTGCACCGGCCACCTCGTCATGAGCGGCGATGATGCGCCGTTCGATGGCGCTCAACGCGCGCTCGTTCGTCTTCACCTCCACATCGAGAGCCGAGAGGCCCAAATCGCTGTTGATGTTCTGCGTACGCCGCGCGCCATCGAGGGCTTGGCGGAGCTTGGAATAGCGACTGAGCCCCACAAGCGAAGCGAACGAGCGCCCGCGCTCCAAAGCCGAGATGTCGATCAGCTTGGCGAACCGGCCGTAGTCGACGAGAACGAAGTCTTCTTGCAGGGTTGCGAGAAACTGTTCTGGGTGTGGACGCCCACTCGGCGACGTCACCACTCTGGCGCCGTTTGCTGCCCGCGTTACCTTGATCGTGATATCCGGCGTCCCGTCATCGCTTTTGAAGATAAGATCGATCGTCGCCTGTTGGCCGGGATGGAACTTGTTGACGACGTAGCCGTCACCCTGCTCAGCGTCCTGAAGCGCCTTCAGGCGCGGGACATTGCCATAGATGGCGAAGTGGATCGCTTCGAAGATGGAGCTTTTTCCGACGCCGTTCGGCGCGTGAATCG
This is a stretch of genomic DNA from Nitrospira sp.. It encodes these proteins:
- a CDS encoding AAA family ATPase translates to MTRYFLGELAIEGFRGINNDGDPLVLRFKVDAVNSIHAPNGVGKSSIFEAIHFAIYGNVPRLKALQDAEQGDGYVVNKFHPGQQATIDLIFKSDDGTPDITIKVTRAANGARVVTSPSGRPHPEQFLATLQEDFVLVDYGRFAKLIDISALERGRSFASLVGLSRYSKLRQALDGARRTQNINSDLGLSALDVEVKTNERALSAIERRIIAAHDEVAGAGGAAIDKLAGAKTAVTSALSSIALLKPLVSSETVMDLDFDAAEKAIEKEEGGEARRKLDALTTAVASLSATTVADADVADIERLVGLAKRRDEAVRSVGAHALHALLRNALAVVTGADWHDPNQCPVCEAKGDGPLKPKLEAKIAQYDAAVELDAELVNEIATAAGIEKLRQLEEAAAMAIGTGDRLHIAFDLAAKKGEVATADLEKIRERLVGLEKQRKEVLERAQQEAATLQGQLPPSLVQVTRTLSFAKQFRDAVVEFEAAAPMLRAKQDKLKLLNRWKTFITGAVQSFADAEAALANERIAEIQTSCQDLFGRFVRGGPDVKPTLSRAQNSENVDLKLANFFGLQDLSARALLSESYRNAVASAIFLATAMKHSGVPRFMVLDDVTSSFDAGHQFALMDALRTLMRYGAVPDGLQFIILSHDTSLEKYFDKLNGTTDWHHQKLQGMPPKGRLMVSAQEVDRLKAQAQQHLNAGQIDIGAPFLRQYLECKLAQIISRLVIPVPPDYATRGDRRTLSTYIEAITEAVTLYQAAGRCVMSAQQISDLQNHHAPSIVGNFVSHYETGAGTPFNAYALLGVLQSIDDLAGCFTYIDPTNGQKKYYRQLDRR